In the genome of Variibacter gotjawalensis, one region contains:
- a CDS encoding uroporphyrinogen-III synthase, with amino-acid sequence MNLLITRPQPDAESTAATLRAQKHNPLVAPLLTMEALPLRLDPCRTFSGVIVSSANAIRAIPETERSKLLGLQVAAVGERTAKVAREAGFTKVKSAQGDAEALARHAAKIFKDAEHPVLYLAAENRAGDLASALAAHGIAVQTVVVYRMTFSHGLPHAAHDAIVARKIDGVLHYSRRTVDAYLHLAEADNVLEAALAPIHYCLSAEIGARLIAAGAPAVRIAAHPQEQELISLLPPDVP; translated from the coding sequence TTGAATTTGTTGATCACGCGACCGCAACCTGATGCCGAGAGCACGGCCGCGACGTTGCGCGCGCAGAAACACAATCCTCTGGTCGCTCCTCTTCTCACGATGGAAGCGCTGCCGCTTCGTCTCGATCCATGCCGCACGTTCTCGGGTGTCATCGTCAGCAGCGCCAACGCCATTCGCGCGATCCCCGAAACGGAACGAAGCAAGCTTCTCGGTCTTCAAGTCGCGGCCGTCGGCGAACGCACGGCGAAAGTTGCGCGCGAGGCCGGGTTCACGAAAGTCAAAAGCGCGCAGGGCGATGCTGAAGCACTCGCGCGTCACGCCGCGAAGATTTTCAAGGATGCAGAGCATCCGGTGCTCTACCTCGCCGCAGAAAATCGAGCGGGAGATCTCGCCTCCGCGCTCGCGGCGCATGGCATCGCGGTGCAGACCGTCGTCGTCTACCGCATGACCTTCTCGCACGGCCTGCCGCATGCCGCGCACGACGCGATCGTCGCGCGCAAGATCGACGGCGTCTTGCACTACTCGCGCCGCACCGTGGACGCGTATCTGCATCTTGCCGAAGCCGACAATGTGCTCGAGGCCGCGCTCGCGCCGATCCATTATTGCCTGTCGGCCGAGATCGGCGCGCGCCTCATCGCGGCCGGAGCGCCGGCGGTGCGCATCGCGGCACATCCGCAAGAACAGGAACTTATCAGTCTGTTGCCGCCGGACGTTCCTTAA
- a CDS encoding N-6 DNA methylase, producing the protein MTSTTDIVAKLWGLCNVLRDDGVTYNEYVTELTYLLFLKMLAEVPDQSGNLRENRLPGDYRWGILAKREGMDQLDYYKKMLLDLGKAKDKLVSAIFTDAQTRLRKPTNLKALTSNIDQLDWFSAREEGLGNLYEGLLEKNASDKKSGAGQYFTPRPLIDCIVRLMQPRAGETIQDPAAGTAGFLVAADRYIKDQTDDLYKLAPDKAHFQRSSAFVGAELVPDTHRLCMMNLLLHGIEGGVDNVDTLSPDGERLAKADLLLTNPPFGAKKGGGRPTRTDFSVTADTSNKQLAFVEHIVRALKPGGRAAVIVPDNVLFEDNAGRRLRSWLMDLCDLHTILRLPTGIFYAQGVKTNVLFFRRGKTDKASTNAVWVYDMRANMPAFGKTRPLAVADFADFEAVYGSDPNGAAARKDQGEQEAGSSAGATGIGKEVRWRMFSRDAITARNDNLDIAWLRDTEAEAEEALTEPEDIAAAIIGHLRAALDEIEALSEEIEPPDSLNTEATVVADAAE; encoded by the coding sequence ATGACCAGCACAACCGACATTGTTGCGAAGCTCTGGGGGCTATGCAACGTCCTACGCGACGATGGCGTCACCTACAACGAGTACGTCACCGAGCTCACCTACCTGCTATTCTTGAAAATGCTGGCCGAAGTCCCGGATCAGAGCGGCAACCTAAGAGAAAACCGCTTACCCGGCGACTACCGTTGGGGCATCCTCGCTAAGCGCGAGGGCATGGATCAGCTCGACTATTACAAGAAGATGTTGCTGGACCTCGGCAAGGCGAAAGACAAGCTCGTCAGCGCGATTTTTACGGATGCACAGACGCGGCTCCGCAAGCCAACCAACCTAAAGGCGCTGACCTCGAATATCGATCAGCTCGATTGGTTCTCGGCACGCGAAGAGGGTCTCGGCAATCTGTACGAAGGCCTCTTGGAGAAGAATGCTTCTGATAAGAAATCTGGTGCGGGGCAGTACTTCACGCCGCGACCGCTGATCGACTGCATTGTCCGATTGATGCAACCAAGAGCCGGAGAAACGATCCAGGACCCGGCAGCGGGTACGGCCGGCTTTCTCGTCGCGGCGGATCGCTACATCAAGGATCAGACCGACGACCTCTACAAGCTCGCCCCGGACAAGGCGCACTTCCAGCGCAGTAGCGCCTTCGTGGGTGCGGAGCTGGTGCCAGATACACACCGGCTCTGTATGATGAACCTGTTGCTGCACGGCATCGAGGGTGGCGTCGACAACGTCGACACGCTCTCTCCGGATGGCGAACGTCTCGCGAAAGCTGACTTGCTGCTAACCAATCCCCCGTTTGGTGCCAAGAAAGGTGGCGGTCGCCCGACACGAACAGACTTTTCGGTCACGGCCGATACTTCGAACAAACAACTCGCCTTCGTCGAACATATTGTCCGCGCACTTAAGCCGGGCGGTCGCGCTGCCGTCATCGTGCCTGACAACGTTCTGTTCGAAGACAACGCTGGGCGACGCTTACGCTCATGGCTGATGGACCTCTGCGACCTGCACACGATCCTACGATTGCCTACTGGTATCTTCTATGCGCAAGGCGTCAAAACCAATGTGCTGTTTTTTCGGCGTGGCAAAACCGACAAGGCAAGCACGAACGCCGTGTGGGTATACGATATGCGCGCCAATATGCCGGCGTTCGGCAAGACGCGTCCGCTCGCCGTCGCAGACTTCGCTGACTTCGAGGCCGTTTACGGCTCTGATCCGAACGGCGCAGCCGCGCGGAAGGATCAGGGCGAGCAGGAGGCGGGGAGTTCCGCAGGCGCGACTGGGATTGGAAAGGAGGTCCGCTGGCGCATGTTCAGCCGCGATGCGATCACCGCCCGCAACGACAACCTCGACATTGCGTGGCTCCGCGACACAGAGGCTGAGGCCGAGGAGGCGCTGACCGAGCCGGAAGACATTGCGGCTGCGATCATAGGGCATCTCAGGGCTGCGCTAGATGAGA
- a CDS encoding reverse transcriptase family protein has product MPKAKSSKKLKLEECFLHSVASPVDLARRLLIDLPDLERLANADHRFKQWTTKKGRKIQEPVRELQVVHGRVMRLLSAVEPPLYLYSAVAGRSYITNARQHVGAYPTVKLDLQKFFPSVKRAAIRNFFVREMKCAGDVASILAKILTCNGALPTGSRASSIMSFYAFKSMFDELGDLAIANNCTMTVYVDDIAISGEGARPRLLVKARRIIARYGLKSHKTKFFQALQARIITGVVVDPAGIALPHSRRVQIERGLAVLAAECDPKWKLEILTRLVSRVYEAAQIAPAEFLALATELSKARAELLKKASELAVASVAPDRRSHLRLVHSDASTSDRVASP; this is encoded by the coding sequence ATGCCGAAAGCAAAAAGCTCAAAAAAACTCAAGCTTGAGGAATGCTTCCTGCATTCGGTTGCTTCGCCAGTCGATCTGGCGCGTCGCCTTTTGATCGATCTCCCGGACCTTGAGCGTCTCGCGAACGCTGATCACCGCTTTAAGCAGTGGACGACCAAGAAGGGGCGAAAAATTCAAGAGCCGGTTCGCGAACTGCAGGTCGTGCATGGCCGCGTGATGCGCCTGCTCTCTGCGGTGGAGCCACCGCTCTATCTTTACTCGGCCGTAGCGGGCCGTTCGTACATCACGAACGCTCGGCAGCACGTTGGCGCATATCCGACTGTTAAGCTCGACCTTCAGAAGTTCTTTCCCTCCGTAAAGCGCGCGGCAATCCGCAACTTCTTCGTTCGTGAGATGAAATGTGCCGGTGATGTCGCGTCGATCTTGGCGAAGATACTGACTTGCAATGGTGCATTGCCGACCGGCAGCCGTGCCAGCTCGATTATGTCGTTCTACGCTTTCAAATCGATGTTCGACGAACTTGGTGATCTAGCGATTGCCAACAATTGCACCATGACAGTCTATGTCGACGATATCGCCATCTCTGGCGAGGGCGCACGTCCGCGCCTCTTGGTCAAAGCTCGTCGTATCATCGCAAGGTATGGCCTTAAGTCTCACAAGACGAAGTTCTTCCAAGCCCTGCAGGCCCGCATCATCACGGGAGTTGTTGTCGACCCTGCCGGCATCGCGCTTCCTCACAGTCGGCGAGTGCAGATCGAGCGCGGCCTCGCGGTCTTGGCTGCTGAATGCGATCCAAAGTGGAAACTGGAAATTCTTACGCGGTTAGTTAGTCGCGTGTATGAGGCTGCGCAGATCGCGCCTGCGGAGTTTCTTGCACTGGCAACGGAACTCTCGAAAGCTCGCGCGGAGCTTTTGAAGAAGGCTTCTGAACTCGCTGTTGCTTCGGTTGCACCTGACCGCCGTTCACACCTTCGTCTAGTGCACTCCGATGCCAGCACATCAGATCGGGTCGCATCCCCGTGA
- the hsdR gene encoding type I restriction-modification system endonuclease translates to MSDNFGFLAAHDERLPALGALAERYFRDDPSTSIFKVRQLAEIVAKLIAARSASYRDERETFEEVLRRLSYDRIIPREVSDIFHALRKAGNLAAHEAKGNHTTALTTLKLARQLCVWFHRTFGKQPNFNPGAFIPPAQPVDATVALRKEIEALQQKVAASEDAATVARREAEEHARARESAEDRLRREAEERATWELLAQEIEGKNTALSSKLEVLQAAAEATPRAEVLEFVQRGEEAATKIDLDEAETRSLIDRQLRDREWEADTKTIRHSAGSRPAKGRNLAIAEWPTTTGPADYALFAGTTLVGVVEAKRRRKNISAAIDQAQRYSPAILDSEAYLASGSPWGEHRVPFVFAANGRSYLKQIETESGIWFRDTRRAANHRRALVDWPTPDGLLGQLEVNQDAANAHLKTLPFEFGFPLRHYQEKAIRAVETALAQEKRTMLVAMATGTGKTKLAIALLYRLLAAKRFRRICFVVDRSALGTQTEDEFSTTKVDAGKTFSEIFGLKGLEQIDPEAETKLHVCTIQGLVKRVLYAADVSEAPPVDQYDLMVIDECHRGYLLDREMSDTELSFRGQEDYISKYRRVLEYFDAVKIGLTATPALHTTEIFGEPVYKYPYREAVIDGFLIDHEPPTRIETALSRSGIGFSEGDQVDYLASDTGEVNTAILPDELHFEVEQFNKQVITSEFNRVVAEELTRHIDPALPGKTLIFAATDAHADIVVNAIRNAFREAYGEIDDDAVRKITGSVDRVKSLIRSFRNDANPKIVVTVDLLTTGIDIPKITNLVFLRRVNSRILYEQMIGRATRQCPEIGKEVFRIFDAVDLYPHLQGLTEMKPVVVNPSISFEQLVGEMIGARDEAQRETIREQLAVKLRRQIKRLPTEARQRFEAVAGETPEAMLNRILEDEAPAFAAWLKDRAAIGPILDWRSDDGSPRLIPISPHGDEVVAVTRGYGEAQRPRDFLDGFSAFIRDNLNVIAALKLVVQRPRDLTRADLKELRVALDLKGYSEANLRRAWADAKNEEIAASIIGFVRQAAIGDPLTPYADRVRAAMRRISANRKWTEPQKRWLQRIGEQVEKEVVVDREAIDKEPFVADGGFQRLNKVFGGELESVLAEINEEMWKKSA, encoded by the coding sequence ATGTCCGACAACTTCGGATTTTTGGCCGCGCATGACGAACGGCTGCCAGCGTTGGGAGCGCTGGCGGAGCGGTATTTCCGTGACGATCCGTCGACCTCGATTTTCAAGGTCCGTCAGCTGGCCGAGATCGTCGCCAAGCTTATCGCGGCCCGTTCAGCCTCGTATCGTGACGAGCGCGAGACCTTCGAGGAGGTCCTTAGACGCTTATCGTACGACCGGATCATCCCACGAGAAGTCTCCGACATCTTCCACGCGCTGCGGAAGGCTGGAAACCTTGCGGCTCACGAAGCCAAGGGCAATCACACGACCGCCCTGACAACTCTTAAGCTGGCGCGACAGCTCTGCGTCTGGTTCCACCGAACCTTCGGCAAGCAACCGAACTTCAACCCCGGAGCTTTCATCCCTCCCGCCCAGCCGGTGGATGCCACCGTCGCGCTGCGTAAGGAGATTGAGGCGCTTCAGCAGAAGGTGGCAGCCAGCGAAGATGCCGCGACCGTCGCGCGCCGCGAAGCGGAGGAGCACGCGCGAGCCCGCGAAAGCGCGGAGGATCGCCTGCGTCGGGAGGCCGAAGAACGCGCAACCTGGGAGCTGCTCGCGCAAGAGATCGAGGGTAAGAACACGGCGCTCAGCTCAAAGCTGGAAGTCCTGCAAGCCGCTGCTGAGGCGACGCCGCGAGCCGAAGTTCTTGAGTTTGTCCAACGCGGCGAAGAAGCCGCCACGAAGATCGACCTCGACGAGGCCGAGACGCGTTCGCTTATCGACCGTCAGCTCCGCGACCGCGAGTGGGAAGCCGATACAAAGACGATCCGCCACAGCGCGGGCTCGCGTCCCGCGAAAGGTCGCAATCTCGCCATCGCGGAATGGCCGACGACCACGGGCCCAGCTGACTATGCGCTTTTCGCCGGAACAACGCTCGTTGGCGTCGTCGAGGCAAAGCGGAGACGCAAGAACATCTCTGCGGCTATCGACCAAGCTCAGCGTTACTCGCCCGCGATCCTAGACAGCGAAGCCTATCTCGCGAGCGGCTCACCATGGGGCGAGCATCGCGTCCCCTTCGTCTTCGCGGCTAATGGCCGTTCCTATCTCAAGCAGATCGAGACCGAGAGCGGCATTTGGTTCCGCGATACGAGACGGGCCGCCAACCATCGGCGGGCGCTCGTGGATTGGCCGACGCCGGACGGCCTGCTCGGGCAGCTTGAGGTCAATCAAGATGCCGCTAACGCGCATCTGAAGACCCTGCCGTTCGAGTTCGGCTTTCCGCTCCGCCATTACCAAGAGAAAGCAATCCGCGCAGTCGAGACAGCACTTGCGCAAGAGAAACGCACGATGCTGGTCGCAATGGCGACCGGTACCGGCAAGACCAAGCTCGCCATTGCGTTGCTCTATCGCTTGCTCGCCGCGAAACGTTTCCGCCGTATCTGCTTCGTCGTGGATCGGAGCGCGCTGGGCACGCAAACGGAGGATGAGTTTTCGACCACTAAAGTCGACGCAGGAAAGACCTTCTCTGAAATTTTCGGGCTCAAGGGGCTGGAGCAAATCGACCCCGAGGCCGAGACGAAGCTGCATGTCTGCACGATCCAAGGGCTCGTCAAGCGCGTGCTCTACGCGGCTGATGTGTCGGAAGCGCCGCCGGTCGACCAATACGACCTCATGGTCATTGACGAGTGCCACCGTGGCTATTTGCTCGACCGCGAAATGTCCGACACTGAGCTGAGTTTCAGAGGCCAAGAAGATTACATCTCAAAGTATCGTCGCGTTCTGGAGTACTTCGACGCTGTGAAAATTGGCCTGACAGCAACGCCCGCGCTGCATACCACCGAAATTTTCGGCGAACCTGTGTACAAATATCCCTACCGCGAAGCCGTGATCGACGGCTTCCTGATTGACCATGAGCCGCCAACCCGGATCGAAACCGCACTAAGCCGCTCCGGCATTGGTTTCTCAGAAGGCGATCAGGTCGACTACCTTGCGTCCGATACGGGTGAAGTAAACACCGCAATATTGCCGGACGAGCTTCACTTCGAAGTCGAGCAGTTCAACAAGCAGGTCATCACTTCAGAATTCAATCGCGTCGTCGCCGAGGAACTTACGCGGCATATCGATCCGGCGCTGCCGGGAAAGACGTTGATCTTCGCCGCCACCGATGCTCACGCGGATATTGTTGTCAACGCGATCAGGAACGCTTTCAGAGAGGCCTATGGCGAGATCGACGACGATGCGGTTCGCAAGATCACCGGAAGCGTTGATCGCGTGAAAAGCTTGATCCGGTCGTTCCGCAATGACGCGAACCCGAAGATCGTCGTGACGGTTGACCTACTGACCACGGGCATCGACATCCCAAAGATCACGAACCTCGTCTTCTTGCGCCGGGTCAACAGCCGCATCCTCTACGAACAGATGATCGGCCGCGCGACGCGGCAATGTCCCGAGATCGGCAAAGAGGTCTTCCGTATCTTCGATGCGGTCGATCTCTATCCGCATCTGCAAGGCCTGACCGAGATGAAGCCGGTCGTCGTCAATCCGTCGATCAGCTTCGAGCAACTTGTCGGCGAGATGATCGGCGCACGCGACGAAGCGCAGCGCGAGACAATCCGCGAGCAACTCGCGGTTAAGTTGCGCCGCCAGATCAAGCGACTGCCCACCGAGGCCCGCCAACGCTTCGAGGCGGTCGCGGGCGAAACGCCAGAAGCGATGCTCAACCGCATCCTCGAAGACGAGGCCCCGGCCTTTGCGGCCTGGCTCAAGGACCGCGCCGCCATCGGTCCAATCCTCGATTGGCGCTCGGACGATGGCAGTCCGCGCCTGATCCCGATCTCCCCGCACGGCGATGAGGTTGTTGCGGTTACGCGTGGTTATGGCGAAGCGCAGCGGCCGAGGGATTTTCTCGACGGGTTCTCGGCGTTCATTCGCGACAACCTGAACGTCATCGCGGCGCTCAAGCTCGTTGTTCAGCGCCCGCGTGACCTCACACGCGCGGACCTCAAAGAATTGCGCGTCGCGCTCGACCTCAAGGGTTACTCAGAGGCGAACCTTCGCCGTGCCTGGGCTGACGCCAAGAACGAAGAGATCGCTGCATCGATTATCGGGTTCGTTCGCCAGGCCGCGATAGGCGATCCATTGACGCCCTACGCGGACCGTGTGAGAGCCGCAATGCGCCGCATCTCGGCGAACCGCAAGTGGACGGAACCGCAGAAGCGCTGGCTCCAGCGCATCGGCGAACAAGTCGAGAAGGAAGTTGTCGTCGACCGTGAGGCCATCGACAAAGAGCCGTTCGTTGCGGACGGCGGCTTCCAGCGGCTCAATAAGGTGTTCGGCGGCGAGCTTGAAAGCGTTCTCGCCGAAATCAACGAAGAGATGTGGAAGAAGAGCGCCTGA
- a CDS encoding COG4223 family protein, whose protein sequence is MTAKEAGPVPPTADPIADMAEPIVPPPETKPEETKADTTPPPAEKPRRVGGGWGAVTGATAGVIGGFIAAILLSHIRGDEERALQMDRRMQAVETSQQGFATRRAADEAAQQIKTLETRLAAAEAAARRPGGDPELARRVENLDATGRETAVIITEMRRRLDEMATIVTAARASSASPGEIASLSQRLAAVETATKALEAGLGAPSRERDIAARFALAVMTLRPRVESGTPYARELAAVKALGGDGTAVAPLDVFAATGLPTAVALAQEVSALSAPARASAAPAAVTPAPDSLWDRFVAGIGRLVQIRPVDQAPTAPAGNVGRVQTLTASGEFAQAIAEAAKLPEASQRALAPWLARVRQRLSAIEALHELSNVAATRLSAGNQ, encoded by the coding sequence ATGACCGCAAAGGAGGCCGGCCCGGTTCCGCCGACTGCCGATCCGATCGCGGATATGGCCGAGCCGATCGTCCCGCCGCCCGAAACTAAACCCGAAGAGACCAAAGCGGACACCACCCCGCCCCCGGCCGAGAAGCCGCGCCGCGTCGGCGGCGGTTGGGGCGCCGTGACGGGTGCAACCGCAGGTGTCATCGGCGGCTTCATCGCCGCGATCCTGCTCAGCCACATTCGCGGCGACGAAGAGCGCGCGCTGCAGATGGATCGCCGCATGCAGGCGGTCGAAACATCGCAGCAAGGCTTCGCGACACGACGCGCCGCCGACGAAGCCGCGCAACAGATCAAGACGCTGGAGACACGCCTCGCCGCCGCCGAAGCTGCGGCGCGCCGTCCTGGCGGCGATCCGGAACTCGCGCGTCGCGTCGAGAATCTCGACGCGACGGGACGTGAAACCGCCGTCATCATCACGGAGATGCGCAGACGTCTCGACGAGATGGCAACGATCGTCACGGCAGCGCGCGCATCCTCCGCAAGTCCCGGCGAGATCGCATCGCTGTCGCAGCGCCTCGCTGCGGTCGAGACGGCCACCAAAGCGTTGGAAGCCGGCCTCGGTGCGCCGTCACGCGAACGCGATATCGCCGCGCGTTTCGCGCTCGCCGTGATGACGCTACGACCGCGCGTCGAAAGCGGCACGCCGTATGCGCGCGAACTCGCTGCCGTGAAAGCTCTCGGCGGCGACGGCACAGCTGTCGCGCCGCTCGACGTTTTTGCCGCCACCGGCCTGCCGACTGCGGTGGCACTCGCGCAGGAAGTCTCCGCGCTCTCCGCACCGGCACGCGCCAGCGCCGCTCCGGCGGCCGTTACACCGGCACCGGATAGCTTGTGGGATCGCTTTGTCGCCGGCATCGGCCGTCTCGTGCAGATCCGTCCGGTCGACCAAGCACCCACCGCTCCGGCCGGAAACGTCGGCCGCGTGCAGACGCTGACGGCCAGCGGCGAATTCGCTCAAGCCATCGCCGAGGCCGCAAAACTTCCCGAAGCGAGCCAGCGCGCGCTTGCGCCTTGGCTCGCACGCGTACGGCAGCGGCTTTCCGCGATCGAAGCGCTCCACGAACTATCCAACGTCGCGGCAACACGCCTATCGGCCGGTAATCAATGA
- a CDS encoding site-specific integrase gives MGSSPKDVRDRALLLLGWAGAFRRSEIVSLNVGDVVQARQGLVVTLRRSKTDQTGTGRQIGIPYGRTRHCPVNALNDWLALRGDHEGPLFYSVRRCGQMRSSQLPAATVSEIVQRRVAATGLVGGPYSGHSLRAGFITSCALAGIASWRIRNQSGHKSEAMLTRYIRRGELFTENPAAQLL, from the coding sequence ATGGGCTCCAGTCCTAAGGACGTTAGGGACCGAGCGTTACTGCTCCTGGGCTGGGCCGGCGCATTCCGCCGAAGCGAGATCGTCTCGTTGAACGTCGGTGATGTTGTGCAGGCGCGACAAGGTCTGGTCGTCACTTTGCGTCGGTCGAAGACAGATCAGACGGGGACGGGCCGACAGATTGGCATCCCATATGGTCGCACACGCCACTGCCCCGTGAACGCGCTCAACGATTGGCTAGCGTTGCGCGGCGATCACGAAGGCCCCCTGTTTTATTCGGTAAGGCGATGCGGCCAAATGAGATCAAGCCAGCTACCTGCTGCGACGGTTTCCGAAATTGTGCAGCGACGAGTGGCCGCCACTGGTTTAGTCGGGGGTCCCTATTCTGGTCATTCGTTGAGGGCGGGCTTCATTACGTCGTGTGCTTTGGCCGGGATCGCGTCTTGGCGTATCCGCAATCAAAGCGGCCATAAGTCGGAGGCGATGTTGACTAGGTACATCAGACGCGGCGAGTTGTTCACCGAGAACCCGGCCGCACAACTTCTCTGA
- a CDS encoding heme biosynthesis protein HemY gives MTRVIVFLIFVAAAALAGAWLIERPGNVTIVWLGHEIKTSLTVAVAVFAISVLAVITLWASVRLIFRWPRIVAQLRRERQKRRGQLAVSRGLIAVASGDMRAAKRLSYEAERFAGDEPLALLLRAQNAQLAGDRQRADSAFREMVEHPDTRLLGLRGLYVEAQRRGDAVAGLRYAEDAARQAPSLTWAGQAVLQARCAAQDWTGALQALDASQKGGQIDKAAARRQRAVLTTAQALAAEPTDRAKARQSALAALRLVPDLIPAVALSAKLEAEAGNARKAAKLIEAAWRTNPHPDLAEVYAYLRSGDSARERLKRVQNLLRINAAGRDGAFALARAALDAKDFTVARAALLPLGGEPTQRFALLMAELEEGEHNDVGRGREWMSRALRLPRDPVWTADGVVSERWLPVSPVTGQIDAFVWKTPVEELAAPVAFDDSPAGPTPLPIAKLEPAAEPEPIAPIVEVVPPAPVKPALEVTVVPAPFVPPAPKPSTETTPPAKPRDAIIPVIHAPDDPGPEPDKQPEQNRRYPGGLT, from the coding sequence ATGACACGCGTCATCGTTTTTCTGATTTTCGTCGCTGCTGCCGCGCTCGCGGGCGCGTGGCTGATCGAGCGGCCCGGTAACGTCACCATCGTTTGGCTCGGTCACGAAATCAAAACTTCGCTGACCGTTGCGGTCGCCGTCTTCGCAATCTCAGTGCTCGCCGTCATCACGCTGTGGGCGTCCGTGCGGCTGATCTTCCGCTGGCCCCGCATTGTCGCGCAGCTTCGCCGCGAACGGCAGAAGCGGCGCGGACAACTCGCGGTGTCGCGCGGCTTGATCGCGGTCGCATCCGGTGACATGCGCGCAGCAAAGCGATTGTCTTACGAAGCCGAGCGTTTTGCCGGCGATGAGCCGCTCGCGCTGCTCCTCCGTGCGCAGAATGCGCAGCTTGCGGGCGACCGCCAGCGGGCGGATTCGGCGTTCCGCGAAATGGTCGAACATCCGGACACGCGACTGCTCGGCTTGCGCGGCCTCTATGTCGAGGCGCAGCGACGCGGCGATGCAGTCGCGGGCTTGCGCTACGCCGAAGATGCCGCGCGCCAAGCACCATCGCTCACCTGGGCAGGCCAAGCCGTGCTGCAGGCGCGTTGCGCCGCGCAGGATTGGACCGGCGCGTTGCAGGCACTCGACGCCAGCCAGAAAGGCGGCCAGATCGACAAGGCTGCGGCGCGCCGCCAGCGCGCGGTGCTTACCACCGCGCAAGCGCTTGCGGCCGAACCGACGGATCGTGCGAAGGCGCGGCAAAGCGCACTCGCCGCCTTGCGTCTCGTCCCGGATTTGATTCCGGCTGTCGCGCTCTCCGCCAAGCTCGAGGCCGAAGCCGGCAACGCGCGCAAAGCCGCCAAGCTCATCGAAGCGGCATGGCGCACGAACCCGCATCCCGATCTCGCCGAGGTCTACGCCTACCTGCGCAGCGGCGACTCGGCGCGCGAGCGTTTGAAGCGCGTGCAGAATTTGCTGCGCATCAACGCGGCAGGTCGCGACGGCGCTTTCGCTCTCGCCCGCGCGGCGCTGGACGCGAAGGATTTTACGGTCGCCCGTGCCGCCTTGCTGCCGCTCGGCGGCGAGCCGACCCAGCGCTTCGCCTTGCTGATGGCCGAGTTGGAGGAAGGCGAGCACAACGACGTCGGTCGTGGCCGCGAATGGATGTCGCGCGCGCTTCGCCTGCCGCGCGATCCGGTCTGGACCGCCGACGGCGTCGTCTCGGAGCGCTGGTTGCCGGTGTCGCCGGTCACCGGGCAGATCGATGCGTTCGTTTGGAAAACACCGGTCGAGGAACTTGCCGCACCGGTCGCCTTCGACGACTCACCCGCCGGCCCCACACCGTTGCCGATCGCGAAGCTCGAGCCTGCCGCCGAACCGGAGCCGATCGCGCCCATCGTCGAAGTAGTGCCCCCGGCGCCCGTCAAACCGGCTCTCGAGGTCACGGTGGTACCCGCGCCTTTCGTTCCGCCGGCTCCGAAGCCGTCCACCGAAACCACACCACCCGCCAAGCCGCGCGATGCGATTATCCCGGTGATTCACGCCCCGGACGACCCCGGCCCGGAGCCCGATAAGCAACCGGAGCAGAACCGCCGCTATCCGGGCGGACTGACCTGA
- a CDS encoding helix-turn-helix domain-containing protein, producing MYNRALKLIREYHRMSRTEVANKLGLSKSYVSELERDKKPTIDVIEKYAEAFNIPVSSLMIFAENSNNSRSERFRTFAASKVINMLDWLHEIADEDEHAESKKLKKTQA from the coding sequence ATGTACAACCGAGCACTCAAGCTGATCCGCGAGTATCACCGGATGAGCAGGACCGAAGTAGCGAACAAGTTAGGACTGTCGAAATCGTACGTATCGGAACTGGAGCGAGACAAGAAGCCGACGATAGACGTAATCGAGAAGTACGCCGAAGCGTTCAACATCCCTGTGTCGTCGTTGATGATCTTCGCGGAAAATTCCAACAATAGTCGTTCGGAACGTTTCCGAACGTTCGCCGCGAGCAAAGTCATCAACATGCTCGATTGGCTTCACGAGATTGCCGACGAAGATGAACATGCCGAAAGCAAAAAGCTCAAAAAAACTCAAGCTTGA
- a CDS encoding DUF488 family protein — protein MKQLQNDPSSQEDVAEISLFGLGHSNASLSHFVSLLEAHAITVVVDVRSSPRSRFAHFSGTALSRSLAKVSISYAWLGDKLGGRFSPTLTYADVERSDVFATGIAEVLSAARGSRVALMCSEHDACTCHRALLIGRHLKFAGTQMTHITRTGETETQQELEQRLMRMHPAPPLDATDPVASAYAMQERKLFGRKQP, from the coding sequence ATGAAGCAGCTTCAAAACGATCCCTCTTCCCAAGAAGATGTTGCCGAAATCAGTCTGTTCGGTTTGGGCCATTCTAACGCCAGTCTTTCTCACTTCGTCAGCCTTCTCGAAGCGCACGCTATTACTGTTGTAGTCGACGTGAGGTCTTCGCCGCGATCCCGCTTCGCGCACTTTTCGGGGACGGCTCTTTCCCGGTCTCTCGCCAAAGTCTCGATCAGCTACGCGTGGCTCGGCGACAAGCTCGGAGGGAGGTTCAGCCCGACGCTGACTTACGCCGACGTTGAACGATCAGATGTGTTCGCAACTGGCATTGCGGAGGTGTTGTCGGCCGCCCGCGGAAGCCGGGTCGCGCTAATGTGCAGTGAGCATGATGCTTGCACCTGCCACCGCGCGCTGCTCATCGGTCGACACCTGAAATTCGCGGGGACCCAAATGACCCACATCACTCGAACGGGAGAGACCGAGACCCAACAAGAACTCGAACAGCGACTAATGCGGATGCACCCGGCTCCGCCTCTGGATGCCACCGATCCTGTAGCCTCTGCTTACGCAATGCAGGAGCGGAAACTGTTCGGGCGGAAACAGCCGTGA